The following coding sequences lie in one Zingiber officinale cultivar Zhangliang chromosome 2B, Zo_v1.1, whole genome shotgun sequence genomic window:
- the LOC122046688 gene encoding protein WRKY1-like, whose translation MEGVEEANSAAVESCHGVLSLLSETKDQTLAYEHVATETGKAISRFDKVVSMLGNGMGHARFRRPKNTQYHHFNRSIFLDSLVVSRADHSPSLLQLLPTTPLLEKPVSEMKVSNSKMPLRVPSSLMLENPIVTKGSRSDLQAAFHSPTPSHFHFLQQQHNHQMLQLQQQLKFHNGTYGRSTNSGLNLMFDNSSCTGTASSSRSFLSSLSIDGSMGSMDGRAFDLVSRQQLSSPVNWHLQERKCSKGGNDGNGKCMKTGRCHCSKKRKLKVKRTIKVPAISNKLADIPADDYSWRKYGQKPIKGSPHPRGYYKCSSMRGCPARKHVERCVEDPSMLIVTYEGEHNHGKLPTQSTGT comes from the exons ATGGAAGGTGTGGAAGAGGCTAATAGTGCAGCTGTGGAGAGCTGCCACGGAGTGCTGAGCCTTCTATCTGAGACCAAAGACCAAACCCTAGCTTACGAACATGTAGCGACAGAGACAGGAAAGGCAATTTCAAGGTTTGACAAGGTCGTTTCTATGCTTGGTAATGGCATGGGTCATGCAAGATTTAGGAGGCCGAAGAACACCCAATACCACCATTTCAATCGCAGTATCTTCTTAGATAGTTTAGTGGTAAGCAGAGCTGACCATTCTCCGTCTTTGCTCCAACTCCTGCCAACAACTCCACTGCTAGAAAAACCAGTCAGTGAGATGAAGGTTTCAAATTCCAAGATGCCTCTTCGAGTCCCATCCAGCTTGATGCTGGAGAACCCAATAGTGACAAAGGGCAGCAGGAGCGATCTTCAAGCTGCCTTCCACAGTCCCACTCCCTCCCACTTTCATTTCCTTCAACAGCAGCACAACCACCAGATGCTTCAGCTTCAGCAACAGCTGAAGTTCCACAATGGAACGTATGGGAGGAGCACCAACAGTGGGCTCAACCTCATGTTTGACAACTCGAGTTGCACGGGGACTGCGTCATCTTCTAGGTCCTTCTTGTCGTCCCTGAGCATCGATGGAAGTATGGGGAGCATGGATGGGAGGGCCTTTGACCTAGTTAGTAGACAACAATTGTCCAGTCCCGTGAACTGGCACCTTCAGGAGAGGAAGTGCTCCAAAGGAGGGAATGATGGAAATGGCAAATGCATGAAAACAGGCAGGTGCCACTGCTCAAAGAAGAG GAAGTTGAAAGTGAAGAGGACCATTAAGGTTCCTGCTATAAGTAACAAACTTGCTGATATCCCTGCTGATGATTACTCTTGGAGGAAGTATGGTCAAAAGCCAATTAAGGGCTCTCCTCATCCTAG AGGATACTACAAATGTAGCAGCATGAGGGGCTGCCCTGCAAGGAAGCATGTTGAGCGATGTGTTGAAGATCCATCCATGTTGATTGTGACCTATGAAGGAGAGCACAACCATGGGAAGCTTCCAACGCAGTCCACAGGCACATAG